Proteins co-encoded in one Aethina tumida isolate Nest 87 chromosome 7, icAetTumi1.1, whole genome shotgun sequence genomic window:
- the LOC109598424 gene encoding uncharacterized protein LOC109598424, producing MNLFNINKNLITLKCVLFLFFGALGSLLPFLPLHMNAIGLSKDESVIVSVVAPLIAVLGPLVAAPLADRLAGGFGGNQRSKTGRYLRIMIALCFIIGTIFYWLLMVIPPIIRSPPNVSFYCDQEGGFIIQDRCGAERTCYNWGSSKGSVLVKNCVFACNATTTYSGEVTTAYPDETEGTYDDNDYTDNSGDEGAEVDVSNLYSQDYSSNRKYTGIVPHPHMCYQNDKKETICEVYTEYSNPIDFKIGLTPHIDNPSNESEADYCRYPFADKFHCRITSEVVENLTNHGQDECHPIVVCEIHDPYNNTNSLLKRSQCGYDNISFWLYLFIRSVADIFPAAAAALLATAVVIATRETSTGRGDVGKQFAAGALGFGIFAPLIGGVADGRFLDAMICFTVLMLLASLLILFDGEMPLSPPEWWWHTKCGLLALPMSSVRKYGLEIGALSTVLLLLGVFWNSIDAFLPWRVEKIADGEALLIGLTIAIAALPAILYFIWAEKIVDYCGHSNILIYCFVNYIIHHLGLIVTTNAWVLLVFEFLEIFSLHLMYITAVLYFRHLIPRKLTACGQAIPIITHFCLGRCFGALLGSIAYSEYPDNFSCVHKWFTVAAAITAIIYFLTYHFYLKPKCAAATQLPPDPAPAVVQNMNGNGSYTPLRVYHNGKARKGHFRY from the exons atgaatctctttaatataaataaaaacttaatcacCCTAAAATGTGTTCTGTTCCTGTTCTTTGGAG CCTTAGGAAGTCTTCTACCCTTCCTACCTCTTCACATGAACGCCATAGGCTTGTCCAAAGATGAATCCGTGATCGTATCAGTTGTAGCTCCTTTGATAGCGGTGCTGGGGCCTTTGGTGGCCGCACCTTTGGCCGACCGACTAGCCGGAGGCTTTGGTGGAAACCAGAGAAGCAAAACCGGAAGGTACCTCCGGATCATGATCGCCTTGTGTTTCATCATCGGAACGATCTTCTATTGGCTACTGATGGTGATACCACCAATt ATCAGATCTCCTCCCAATGTAAGCTTCTATTGTGACCAAGAGGGTGGCTTCATCATTCAAGACAGATGCGGGGCTGAAAGGACTTGCTACAACTGGGGATCATCG AAAGGATCGGTTTTGGTGAAGAACTGCGTGTTTGCTTGCAACGCTACGACTACATACTCTGGTGAAGTTACGACAGCGTACCCAGACGAAACTGAAGGTACCTACGATGACAACGATTACACCGACAACAGCGGAGATGAAGGAGCAGAAGTTGAT GTAAGCAATTTATACAGTCAAGATTACTCCAGCAATAGGAAATACACCGGTATAGTGCCGCATCCCCACATGTGCTATCAGAACGACAAAAAAGAAACCATATGCGAAGTCTACACGGAATACTCCAACCCCATAGACTTCAAAATTGGTCTGACCCCGCACATAGACAACCCTAGCAACGAATCCGAAGCCGACTATTGCAGATACCCATTCG CTGATAAATTCCATTGTCGCATTACAAGCGAAGTCGTCGAGAATCTGACCAATCACGGTCAGGACGAGTGCCATCCCATAGTGGTTTGCGAGATACACGATCCCTACAACAATACCAACAGTTTGCTGAAAAGATCACAATGCGGTTACGACAACATCAGCTTCTGGTTGTACCTTTTCATTCGGTCGGTCGCCGATATTTTCCCAGCTGCTGCAGCTGCCCTCCTTG CGACTGCTGTGGTAATTGCCACAAGGGAAACTTCAACTGGACGCGGTGACGTCGGTAAACAATTTGCTGCAGGTGCTCTAGGCTTCGGTATTTTTGCACCATTGATTGGAGGGGTTGCCGATGGTAGATTCTTGGACGCCATGATTTGCTTCACAGTTCTTATGCTGTTGGCTTCCCTTCTGATTCTCTTCGATGG TGAAATGCCTTTGAGTCCTCCTGAATGGTGGTGGCACACAAAATGCGGCCTTCTAGCTCTGCCTATGTCGTCTGTCAGAAAGTACGGATTGGAGATAGGTGCGCTAAGTACGGTGCTACTTCTGTTGGGTGTCTTCTGGAACTCCATAGATGCATTCTTACCTtg GCGCGTGGAAAAGATTGCGGACGGAGAAGCCCTACTCATTGGTTTGACCATAGCCATTGCAGCACTCCCCGCCATCTTGTATTTCATCTGGGCTGAGAAAATTGTTGACTATTGCGGACATTCCAACATTCTCATTTACTGCTTTGTCAACTACATCATTCATCATTTAG GTTTAATTGTAACAACAAATGCCTGGGTGCTACTGGTGTTTGAGTTTTTGGAAATCTTCAGTCTTCATTTAATGTACATCACTGCCGTTTTATACTTCAGACATTTAATACCAAGAAAATTGACTGCTTGTGGTCAAGCCATTCCAATTATCACACACTTCTGTTTAGGTCGTTGTTTCGGTGCTCTTTTGGGCAGCATAGCCTATTCCGAGTATCCGGACAACTTTAGTTGCGTCCACAAATGGTTCACAGTAGCCGCCGCTATTACTGCTATCATTTACTTCTTGACTTACCATTTCTATTTGAAACCAAAATGCGCGGCTGCCACTCAGCTGCCCCCAGATCCCGCACCAGCTGTGGTACAAA atatgaATGGAAATGGTTCATACACGCCATTAAGAGTATATCACAACGGCAAAGCCAGAAAGGGTCACTTTAGATATTAG